AGCTGTAGTTGTAAGAGAATATAGCCACAAGGTGGAAATTGTTTTTCTCAGTGCAGGTGTGCCTACCAAGCTAGACTGTGCTAAGCAGTTTGTCTTGTGTGtttaagagtttttttaatatagtttaagcttaaagggaaaagaatttCCAGACTGAGAGTGATGACTTTGTATTACACCAGGATGATCAGTCTCACGTAAACAACTCTTATTTAAGTGCTTCATGGGGTTTTTATGTAAGGGAAGgattctgtgtttaaaatgttgGCCTTCTGTGTTAAGTTGCACTGCTTTTTGTGCATCAGCTCTTATTCTGTACAAAACAGTACTTAAACAGATGATGTACATGACAGTATCTCTTTCTAGCTTTTACTACATTGTGTATGCTATTGAAAGTGGTAACAATGTGGCGTTTTGGTGGGGGGAGCATCTGCAAGTAGATGTATTATACATCTTGTACTGTAGCAATTTGCCTTCCATTTGTTATGGAAAATGATGTGCATTTATAGGACTTCTTCCATTTTTGCAGACTGAATTGCAACAGAGGATTAAActtgaagaaaagcaggaattaTGCAGAGCTGCACTAGAAGAAGGGTCTGCTGTGGAAGAGGCCAAATGGTTTTTGTGAAATTGCTACTGGTTAGCCTGCTTCTGGTAACTGACTCCATGGAAGTGTAGCGCGGCAGCACAGCAGGGAAGGTGGATGTCATACTGACACAAAGTCAGACTCCTGATAGATTTTAATGAGCTGTGCACTTAGTCTCACAACAGCAGTTTTGGTTTAATGCTCCCCCCTGCAGGTACCGTCTCGTGTTGTGGTCTGTGCTGGTGGATAGGGACTTCAGCAGCCGACGACGCAGAGCGGAGTGGGGTGTACGCACATTAGGGTGCGTTTCTGTTGGAAAAAACACTTGGAAGTTGCTTTCACTATGTAACGCACAACTTTTTGAAGTGAACAGCAGTGTACTTTATGTGCGTACAGCTGCGAGAAACAGACGCAATGAAACGTCGCCGCGTGGGTTTACGACTGCTCGGGGCCTTAACCAAGCAGGACGCCGTGGCAGGGCGCCCGCCGCTCGGTCCCTCGCCCCGCGGACGCGCGCAGGCGGGCAGCAGCGCGTCcccgccggggagcggggcgcccggcggcggctgcggcaggcgcggcggagcggagccggaGGCGCTCTTAGCGCGTGAAACACCTGGGTGTCCCCGacttttctatatatatatattttttgggggggggaggggaactCCGTTACCTCGCAGCGGGCggctcctgcagccccccccccgcccgcgcagggcaggagcgcggcggcgcggccgggaccccgccggggcgggcgcggccccggggcttccccgcgcgcgcccggccgcgggccgccgcggctATTTTTGGCGCGGCCGGGCGGTTGCGTCAATGGCGGCGTCCCCTTGCGTcacgcgccgccccgccccgctctcACTTTTTCCCTTTCGTCGGCTGCCGCCCGCGGGCGGGTGACGCCGCGCGCATGCAAAtgagccccgccccgccccgccccgctcccgcgcgACGCTTAAGGTggccgcgggcgctgcccgcgccccgacggggcgggACGGCCGCGCCCCCGCCACGCCCTGACAGCGGCGCGCGGTgcggttggggggggggcggctgtggggcggggggcgccgcgccgtCCGTCCCCGTCCCGTcggggcggctgcgcgggcGGTGTcagcgggggccgcggccgcgctcgtGCCGCGGCGAGCGCGTgtgccgggcggcgccgcccccgcggagcggcggccgccccgtcgCGGGTGGCGCGGCCGGCCCGGAGGGGCGGCAGCAAGGTGAAGCAAGGTAGCGCGCTCCCACCTTAAGCGGAGCGCTCGCGGTGATGTCACGTCGGAAATTTACCAAAGCGAGAGCTGGCCAACGGTGCGGGGAGATCCAGCCCCTTGGACGGCTGATTGGGCGGGCGGCACTGACGCGCACTGACGCTCGGAGACTTTAGGTGCATGTTGGCTCCGGAGTACGGACCCACATAAACAAAGGCACATTGCAGGCAGGGGCACTCCGTCCGCCTCGCTCGCacggcgccgcgctgcgctcCCCGCGCAGAGtcccgccgcgccgagccgcgccgcgccgagccgagccgcgccgagcgagccgcggcgcccgccccgcgcccacCGCCGCCCGGCACTTGGATGCATGCTCGGGACTCTGCTCACCGGTGAGTGCccgcggcgcgcagccccgcgcagctgCGCGCACCCCGCGCACCTGTCGCGGGACGGCGGGGGGAAAATTGCGCGGACGGCGCTGCTGGGGGGCATGTCCTGTcgtcctcctcttccccccgccccaccccgCGGAGGGCGCCCCGTTACCGCCCGCGGGGCTTCCGCGCGCGTGCCGCGGCCGTGCGtgggcgcgcggggccgccctcGCAGCGCCTCCGCGGTCGGCGCGGAGCTgtcccggcggcgccggggagcgcgCCCGCGCCGCTTGCGCAGCTTCACGCCGAAAGCCCCCGCTGCTCGGGGCGGCCGGAGTCCGCTTGCATTGGCGGGCGCTTCCTCGGCATCCGTGGcctccgcgggcggcgcggagaGTCCCGCGGAGGCGCTGCGGGCTCCCGGAGAGGGGCGAGACGAGCCCGGCGCTGCGCCGCAGCAGCGCGGAGCAGCAGCGCGGCTGCGGAAAGTTTCGCCGCCGCCGAGCACAGCGgagcgcgggcgggcggctgcgcggaggcggctgcggggcgAGAGCCGCTGCGGCGGGAGGGGcctgcggcgcggcgctgccagCCCAGCCGCGGGAGCTGAAGGGCCGCTCCGTCGTGTCTGTGTTTCAGGGAGCGCGCTGGGCAGGCTGGACTCCTCCTCGGGGTGCTAGAACCGTGGGAACTGAGCTCCCCCCCGCGCTCCGACACTGTCCGCCTCTAGTTCCCTCGACGACGCCTCTAAGTCGGCTGAAGGTTTGTGACCTCCATGTGGGCCGTGCTGCGGCGGGGTCGGGGCggccgcccctcgccgcggcgccggggccggggccgaggccgcgccgggccgggccgggccgggccgggccgggcgcggggcgggcgcggggcggccggaggcggcgggcggcgcgcagTGGCCCGGGCCGCGTCTATCTTACGCTGTTTCGTTTCCAGCCATGCCCTGTGTTCAGGCTCAGTATGGGTCCTCGCCTCAAGGAGCCAGCCCGGCCTCCCAGAGCTACAGTTACCACTCTTCAGGAGAATACAGCTCCGATTTCTTAACTCCAGAGTTTGTCAAGTTTAGCATGGACCTCACCAACACTGAAATCACTGCCACCACTTCTCTCCCCAGCTTCAGTACCTTTATGGACAACTACAACACAAGCTACGACGTGAAGCCACCTTGCTTGTACCAAATGCCCCTGTCTGGACAGCAGTCCTCCATTAAGGTGGAAGACATTCAGATGCACAGCtaccagcagcacagccacctCCCCCCCCAGTCCGAGGAGATGATGTCCCACTCAGGCTCCGTGTACTACAAGCCCTCGTCGCCCCCGACCCCCTCCACGCCCGGCTTCCAGGTGCAGCACGGCCCCATGTGGGACGACCCCGGCTCCCTGCACAACTTCCACCCCAACTACGTGGCCACCACGCACATGATCGAGCAGCGGAAAACGCCCGTGTCGCGCCTCTCGCTCTTCTCCTTCAAGCAGTCGCCCCCCGGCACGCCCGTCTCCAGCTGCCAGATGCGCTTCGACGGGCCCCTGCACGTGCCCATGAACCCCGAGCCGGCCGGCGCCCACCACGCCGTGGACGGGCAGGCTTTCGCCGTGCCCAACCCCATCCGCAAGCAGCCCTCCATGGCCTTCCCCGGGCTGCAGCTCGGCCACGCTCCGCAGCTGCTCGACAGCCAGGTGCCCTCGCCGCCCTCGCGGGGGTCCCCGTCCAACGAGGGGCTCTGCGCCGTCTGCGGGGACAACGCCGCCTGCCAGCACTACGGCGTCCGCACCTGCGAGGGCTGCAAGGGCTTCTTCAaggtgagcgcggcggcggcgggggcggcggggcagcggctgcccccggcgcggcgcggcgcggcgcgggggggatCGGCGTGTGCCGGCAGCCGCTTTCCCCTTCAGAGTGAAATTGGTTAGGACAGAGAACCGTGTCTGAGCTAACCAAGTGGAACAGAATTCCCTGTGGTAAAATTAAGTGATCTCTTTATTTCGCCATCCTGATTGAATAATcttatcattttaaatagagaagGTCTCCAAGGAATGTAAATAATATGAATGCCCACGGATTTGTATTTACTGAGcgtctccttcccttctcttggCATATAAAACACAGCTAGGAGCTGCAAGGTTAGCTCAAATGTTAACGCTATCAATTTTCTCGTGCTAAATGCCCTGgataaaaaaagggggggggggggggcgaggcaGAGCAGGGGTGCGGGGCAGGCGCTGACGGCGCCGTGCGCCCGCCCGCAGCGCACCGTGCAGAAGAACGCCAAGTACGTGTGCCTGGCCAACAAGAACTGCCCCGTGGACAAGCGCCGCCGCAACCGCTGCCAGTACTGCCGCTTCCAGAAGTGCCTCGCCGTCGGCATGGTGAAGGAGGGTGAGtgcgcggccgcgcagggccgccgcggcgcgcccggcccggcgctgaGCGGCCGCTTCTCTTGCAGTGGTGCGCACGGACAGCCTCaagggccgccgcggccgcctgcCGTCCAAGCCGAAGAGCCCGCAGGAGCCCTCGCCGCCCTCGCCGCCCGTGAGCCTGATCAGCGCGCTGGTGAGAGCCCACGTCGACTCCAACCCGGCCATGACCAGCCTGGACTACGCCAGGGTAAGCTGCGCCCTGCCCGCGGCCcgacggcgcggcgcggcgcggcgcggcgggcggcgagcgagccccgcggcggctccgcggcggctccgcggcggctccgcggcggctccgcggccgcgccgccgccccgcggccgctccgccgccccgcgcggccccgcgcgcgccgcgcctGCGGTGGCGCCGCGCCGAAACGCgcatttacatatttaaagcGGCGACCTCATAGCACCGTTCCTAATTGAATTAATTGCCCTGGAACATCTAATTTCCGTACTGGTCAGAGAGAGGTTTAATTGTTATAAAAACCTGGCTCCCCTACTAGAAATGGGGTTAGCAATTTCACGGGTTATATACTTTAGAGAACCTCattaagtgctttttaaaatgaatttccagTTCCAGGCTAGCCCTGACTACCAGATGAGTGGAGATGACACTCAGCACATCCAGCAGTTCTATGATCTCTTGACGGGCTCCATGGAGATCATCCGAGGATGGGCAGAAAAAATCCCTGGCTTCACTGATCTTCCTAAAACAGACCAAGACTTGCTCTTCGAATCTGCCTTCCTGGAGCTGTTTGTGCTGCGACTGGCTTACAGGTAAGCGGCCAAAATCCAAGGGGGGACTTCTGGGTGATTACGAAATCAGATCCTTTCAAGGTCCACTGATCTGCATTTTATTAACTCCTCAGTAATTAGGTGCCTCTTAAATCCTTCATTTATTGCTCCTCAAGTAATTAGTTGTTTAGCTTTTTGCCCCCCatcttgctgcttctttctctctttttttttctctttctttctctctttttctatttttttctctttgtaatctgtcttccttcctttctctctttctttcaccTGTTCATTTTGGGATTGCTGTATTCTTTGCAGGTCAAACCCAGTGGAGGGCAAGCTTATCTTCTGCAATGGGGTAGTCCTGCACCGGTTGCAGTGTGTCCGTGGTTTTGGGGAATGGATTGACTCCATTGTGGAATTCTCCTCCAACTTGCAAAACATGAACATCGATATATCTGCCTTCTCTTGCATCGCTGCCCTGGCTATGGTAACAGGTCAGtgtctttcctgtttctttttccttcagcatCACTAGGCATCCCCTGTCCCCTTTGCGTTCTCCGCAATGTCAGACCTGTAATGTCGTGCATCCTTGTCTTTTGCAGAGAGGCATGGGCTTAAGGAACCCAAGAGGGTGGAAGAACTTCAAAACAAGATTGTAAATTGTCTCAAAGACCATGTGACTTTCAATAACGGGGGGTTGAATCGCCCCAATTATTTGTCCAAACTCTTGGGGAAGCTCCCTGAACTTCGCACTCTTTGCACGCAGGGGCTGCAACGCATTTTCTACCTGAAATTGGAAGATTTGGTGCCACCTCCAGCAATAATCGACAAACTTTTTCTGGACACTTTACCTTTTTAAGACTCTTCCCATGCACTTATGTTGAACTTAAAAGAAACTCCACCTGTCTGAAGGGGAATTCATCTGGGCGCAAAGCGGCACCTTTGGGTGCCAGATTCCCATCCAAAAAACCTGTTGTTAACTTCCTGCAGGCAGAACATGAAGGGGCATTTTGGCTCTGGGGCATCATGGATTCAGATCATGGACTACACAAATACCATGGTATAAACTTTTTATTATcagcttaaaaatgaatttattattaAGGACTTCTAATTAAAAAGATGAACATATCTGGCAACGCCGGGTGCGCAGCTAAGACTCATATGATGACAAAGTATTAAAGTGACCCACAAGTCTCACCCTCTTAAAGTTTTCTGCTGTAAAAGAAAGCTGTAATATATACTAAAACCTAAATGTTGCGTGGGTGGCATGTCATTAAAGAAGACAAAGGCTTGTAAATTTATcagtttggctttttaaaaattattctgattatTCTGTGCCTATTTATGAATAAATACGGAAAACAATactaaaagaattaaaagctaaacatgtttgcaaaaaaaggagaaaaaaaggaaaaaaaatcactccatTAAAGGAAAGCATGATGATTCTAGGGTGACAATGTTATAGGCACTTGCTATTTCAGTAATGTCTATATTCTATAAATAGTATTTCAGACACTATGTAGTCTGTTAGCTTTTATAAAGATTGGTAGTTATCTAAGCTTCAAACATTTTCTCAATTGTAAAATAGGTGGGCACAAGTATTACAAAACCCCAAATCCTCAACAAAGGGACACATAGTGTTTGTAAACACCGTCCAACATTCCTTGTTTGTAAGTGTTGTATGTACTGTTgatgttgattaaaaaaagaagtttatatCTTGATTATTTTGTTGTCTAAAGCTAAACAAATCTTGCATGCAGCAGCTTTTGACTGTTTCCAGAGTGCTTATAATATACATAACTCCCTGGAAATTACTGAGcactttgaatttttgttttgttttgttttttaatgtctaaAATTGTCggttaatatattattttatgttcgagtaatatttttaatattgccatattctgtaatatttttctttgtatatttcCAGTATGGCACATTATATGAgtcactgcctttttttctatGGTGTATGACAGTtagaaatgctgatttttttttcctgataactCTTTCTTTGGGAAAGACAATTTTAATGTTTACAACAATAAAACATGTAAACGAATAGAATTTCGTCTTCTTTCTGTCCAAGTGAGAAGCATCAACACCAGCATCCATTGCAAATAAAGGACAATAGACTGACAATATAGTAATAAACTGCAAAGGAGAATGGATGGGGCTGTTTCATTTAAGTAATATGTGCAGCAGAACTTGCCAActctgaaggaggaagaagagaaaacctAAGGCTGGAAGGTTGGTCCTTTCACAGATTTTATTCGTGGCAGGTCTCTATGCAGAATCCGAACACCACTCTCACGGCATGGACTCTATCGGTCCTGCTGCACAGGTGTTTGAATAAGCAAATATCTTTTATTGCAGAACTAATTTCCAAACCCCGTCGTCTCGAGGTATGGTCAGCGTGTGGGACGGGAATACGCAGAGGGGCTGGTGGCAGCCCTGCGACACCCTGAACTCGCTGCAAAGCATAGTGCCTTGTTAGCTGGTGAATCGTTGGCGGTTGGTTTGGCTGTTGCCCTCCGACGACTTCGGGTTTTCGCTAAGGAGAGCATGTGAATGAAGGAGGCAGTTTGGCTTGAACTCGGCTTCGCAGGCATCGTTTGCGGTCAGCATCGTAGTGAAAAACTCCCCAGGTAGCTGACGCAGCGGCGGAGGCGGCAGCGAAGGCAGCGGCGCGCAGCCCTCCGCGCCCgcagcgcgggcgcgggcgcggtcccgggcggccggcggcggctcgAGGGACGGGGAGGGCAGCTGCGGCCGCGAACGCGGGAGCCGAGCGtcccgcggggccggggagcgggggcgcgggcagggccgcgAGCCGCGCAGCCCTTCCCGCCGCTCCCGTGGGCAGgagccgcgggccgcgccgcgccggcacaCAACGGCGGCGAGGGCAGCTCCGCGCCTcgcccgcgcccccgcgcaccgcccgcagcccccggccccggctggGCGGAGGtagcggcgcggcgcggccggcggtgcggggccgcccgcgccccctcGGCACCGAGCTGCGGGGACGGCCCGGGTGCCGGGGCCGCTCCGCCCGGGCGCAGACGagcctcccccccgcccccgcgcggctCTGCCCGCCCGGCTGGGCGCCCGCGCggagcccgcggccgcgctgggCCCGCTGAGGCGAACGGGGGGAACCGGCGCCCTGGCCGTCGGGCGGGCGGatgcggcggcagcgcggcgggagcggcggcgaTGGCTCCTCCGGAGAGCGCGGAGGAGCCAGCGCGGCCCGCGGAGGCACCCCGCTGCGGCCGGGCAGGGGGAGCGGCAGCCGCCCGCGCGGGGACGGGCTGCGACGGGGCGGCCGGCTCCGGGGGGCTCCGTCGGGCCGAGACCCGGCGCAGCGCTCCGGGCGCGCGGGGATCCCCCTCGGCGCTGCGGGCGaaggcggccgcgggggcggctTTTCCGCGGGAAGGCCGCCCGCGCAGCACCGACGGGGCTCCGGCGTCTCCGCACACGCTGCGGGGAAGCAGCAGCCGCTGCGGCTCCCCGGCTTCGCttgcccgcgcccgccggccgcgcagcgaccgctgcccgccgcggccgttggcgcggcCGTtgcccgccgcggccgttggcgcgtcacgcggcggccgttggcgcggccgttgcccgccgcggcgggagcgcgtgaggcgccgcgcggccggcggTGCCGCCGCGCGGTCTGCGGGCGCGGGTTCGGCGGCCGCCGGGGTTTTCCATCGGCAGCGTTTGCTCTTAGAGCCGAAAAGCCGCGGACCGGTTATTTCGAGGCAGGTCTGACAGATTTTGGGGCGATTCACTTGTTTTTCGAGGGCTGAACAAGCCAAGTGAGAGCGCTTGCGAGGACCGGAGTCGTTCGTACGGTCTTCCAAGGTTATTTCTTCAGCGACACCCGCCAGGCAGCCGGCGCCGCGCACAGCCGCCCGTGCGGGCAGCAAGGACGCCTTTACTTACGCGCGCACGCGCTTATTAATAGGCTCTTAAGCTTTTTGCCAGGCCCCAAGTAAATCTGAAATGGTAACAGGTGCTTGCGGTCTGCCGGGGGCCCAGCTGCATCTCCCGCGGAAAGTTTTGGAGCCGGCTCGGCGGCCCGTTGGggaggggcgcggggcggctctGCGAGGAACGGGTTAAACGGCCGCGTGCGACGCGCGGCAGAGCTGGGGAGACGGTGGCAATCGGCTGCCTCTGCCCCCACGGTGGTTCTTCACCCGCTCCTACTTCTGTGACGGGGGGAacggcgggcggccgcggcccggccgcccccgcgccgcccaggtgcccggcggcggggccggggccggggccggggcggcggctgCGCTCTGCCCGAGGCGCGAATGGCGGGCGGCTGAGGAGAGCCGTGGTGGAGGcctggcggccgccgccgcgccgaggcTGCAGCGGGGGGTGaaggccgccgcgccgcgccgcggggcggggcggggcgggcagggTTTCGGCGGGCGCGCCGCAGGGCCGGCGGCTCGGTGCCTCGGCTGGCTCGCCGCCGCCCTCTCCCCCGTGCCGGGCACCAGGCTGGGGGGCCGCGTGGCGGGCCGCGGCTGCGGAGCCTGTCCCCGAGCCCCTGCGCCTCTTTCCTGCGTAAGTGGAGCTAACGCAGCTCTCCAAAACGCGCTCACAACGGGGACGCCTtttttgcaagcagaagggctcCGTTAGTATCTCCCTGTCCTTGGGGCGCAGCCGTGGAAGGCAAGTTCCTGTAGCGCGGGTTTCCCAGGAGCAGCGTTCGGAGGTGCTGGTAGTGGCGAGCACTTCCCGAGTGCCTTGCTCCCGCCCTGCTGGTACCAGCCGTGTGCACTTGGTGTTTCGAAGGTTAGGCCCAGAGTTACACGAGACACAGCAAAGCCCCAGATGCTTGAGTGTTATTTAATGTTGTCCTTTCCGATGAAAGGGACCTGCTCTGTTTGTCAGGGCTGGAAATTGTATGGCGCTGTTAGGCATACAGGAATGAATTCATTATACAaactgtggaaagaaagaaaagatcagtTGTGTTGCATGCCTGTGCCTATGCAGTTAGGAGATCCGGGAGCAGATTGTTCTGGCTGGATCAGGCTAGTGAGGTCAGTGCATAATATTGACACAGACATTGGCTAAAGTTGTGACTTCATCCCATAAATGAAAACTTTACCTGTTTTAATTCTATGCCAGATTTAGTCTCTtaaacagaaggatttttttcacaagATGTTCTCGCTATCTTCCATCATAAGTTTCCTAATGTACTTAATTCTCTACATCTAGAAAGGAGCAGAAGTTGTCCCAGTGCAGCCATTTTACTCCTGACTTGGCTGTTCCTTACAGCTGCTAAATGGTTTCATCTTCCAGCATCCTTTCTGGTTCTTAGATTGACATAGAAGTCATACACATGAATATCACTGAGTACCGGTGAATATGGCAACTGTTAAGCATGCTTTGCTGCAGTGCAAAGCGTAGGCAAGAATACTGCATGCCTGTACCCACACAGACAGTACCGAACTAGATAGTATCTAATTAGTCAGGATGGATTTTGGTTAGGATTCAGGAAGTGATGTTTCCAAGTGTAGGGGCTTTCTTATCTTAACAGTATAGCTCTCAGCAGGCAAGGCAAGTCGGAGAGGTAGGGGCTGCTTAAGTCAGTGTGCTCCCCAAGAGGAGTCTGCTGGGTTGCAGCGTGtttcctctctctgtgtgtgCGGGTGCATGTGAACAccttggaaaaaagaaacaccatATAGAGACATTTAGAAAAGTGTTTAAAGTGAATCTCAACCCAAAATACGGAGTTGAaggaatcatttttaaaaggtagtaTCAATGGGATGTTGTAATaaaagcccccccccctttttaaggCATAAAGTGTTCAGCTACAAGTTAGTAGCTGTATTAACTATTTTAGCTTCATGCTGATTATGACGTTTGttgctgccttttctgcttGGTTTATATGAGAAGGCagacaaaaacatgttttattttgttcctcaaggtctccttttctctgcttcatgCTGTCACTGTGCCTCTGGGCTGATTCGGACCTAACTTTTGCTCATACAATTGCACTGACTTTTAAAGAGTTACTCCTTCAATGTATGGATGCATAAGAGTGCatcttttttgatttatttatctAAAAGTCACATTTCTATTCCTAGTAAATCCCACACAGAGTTTTACTGTGAACTGGCTTTTTgctatttccttttccaaaatggAATACCTTTCTCTATCTGATTTGAAAGGGTTAGAAGATtgtactgaaatacatttttctaaaatacgTTAAAATTTACAAGCTTGACAAACTGGGGGTGAATTCAGGTCAGGTGTTTCCTTACGCAATGtattctgttcattttctagTGTTTAATTTAAGCTTCATTTGTCTGAGGGCCTGGATAATATAAAGTATGCCTTGCATGTATTATACTTCAAGTTCCATAAAGCTGTGCTTGTCTGCAGTTATTCTGATATAATTCACAATTGGTGACTTAGGGACAAGAAAGTGTTGCAATGTATTCTGAAACTGCCTTTTCTGAATGTAGTGCTGAAAAGATGAATTACTG
This DNA window, taken from Rhea pennata isolate bPtePen1 chromosome 6, bPtePen1.pri, whole genome shotgun sequence, encodes the following:
- the NR4A2 gene encoding nuclear receptor subfamily 4 group A member 2, giving the protein MPCVQAQYGSSPQGASPASQSYSYHSSGEYSSDFLTPEFVKFSMDLTNTEITATTSLPSFSTFMDNYNTSYDVKPPCLYQMPLSGQQSSIKVEDIQMHSYQQHSHLPPQSEEMMSHSGSVYYKPSSPPTPSTPGFQVQHGPMWDDPGSLHNFHPNYVATTHMIEQRKTPVSRLSLFSFKQSPPGTPVSSCQMRFDGPLHVPMNPEPAGAHHAVDGQAFAVPNPIRKQPSMAFPGLQLGHAPQLLDSQVPSPPSRGSPSNEGLCAVCGDNAACQHYGVRTCEGCKGFFKRTVQKNAKYVCLANKNCPVDKRRRNRCQYCRFQKCLAVGMVKEVVRTDSLKGRRGRLPSKPKSPQEPSPPSPPVSLISALVRAHVDSNPAMTSLDYARFQASPDYQMSGDDTQHIQQFYDLLTGSMEIIRGWAEKIPGFTDLPKTDQDLLFESAFLELFVLRLAYRSNPVEGKLIFCNGVVLHRLQCVRGFGEWIDSIVEFSSNLQNMNIDISAFSCIAALAMVTERHGLKEPKRVEELQNKIVNCLKDHVTFNNGGLNRPNYLSKLLGKLPELRTLCTQGLQRIFYLKLEDLVPPPAIIDKLFLDTLPF